In Pelagicoccus sp. SDUM812003, the genomic stretch AGCTGCGGTGTTCGTATCCTCTTCATTCTATTCCAACGCGGAGGCTGCCCATACCTATATGGAGGTTTCCAATGGGACGCTAAGTTTCCCCTCGGACCAAAACGGGTACAAGATTCCCGATTTCTCCTATGCCGGTTACGAAAACTCCAACAAGGATCTGCCGGAGTACGGCGTTCACTACCAAGCGAAGGTCACGCTGAACAATCCTAGCGGAAACGAGACCTGGCGCGTGCAGAACGCGGTGGATCAGGTCGCTGCGATGGGACTCAACCAGTATGGCTACCGCGGCGCGGTGGTGCTGGGACCGGGCACCTGGGATGTTGACACCATTGAAATCAAGAAAAGCGGTATCGTCATTCGCGGCGCCGGAGAGGGCTCCACGATCATCGAGAGCCACGTTCCCGATGGACGACCGGCTCAATCGATCCTGGTTGGTGAAATCATGTCTCCGGATCCGAACCAGCTGTTCATGGACGGTCGTTCCGGCTCGAAGTGGGACATCACCGACAGCGTGGTCGACGTGGGAGATCGTTCCTTCAACGTGGAGTCCGGTCACAGTCTCACGATCGGCGACTCCATCGTGATCGAGCATCCCTGCACCTCGGCTTGGCTCTCCGCCATCGGCGGCGGCGCTCCCTATCCCAAGAACTGGGGCGTAGGAGAGGTGCCGATACGCTACGTTCGCAAAGTCACTGCTGTCGAAGGAAGCAGGATCACCATCGACGCCCCTGTTTTCTACTCGTTGGTCAAGGCGCGCTCGCAGTGCTTCGTCTACAAGTATACCGGAAACCCGATCAACAAGGTGGGAATCGAAAACCTGACCATCGATCACAAGACCAACTCCAACATCGACCAGGGGCACCAGAACCACTGCGTGAAGTTTGGCAAGGTAGACAACTGCTGGATGAGAAACGTCAGAGCCCAGAACTACAAGGCCCAAGGGATCGTGGTCCGGGAATCGAGCCGCGTGACTTTCGACAACGTTGACGTGACCGATCCGCACGCGGAAGTGAAGGCCGCTCACCGCTACGGAATCTCCTTTCGCGGCGCCCAGTTGATTTTGGCCAAGGATAGCTACGGACGCAGAAATCGCCACCAGTATATCGGCGGGGGCCATGCCATGGATTCCGGAAACGTCTTCGTTCGCTGTATCGCAGAGGACAACTACGGGGCTTCGGAGGACGGCCACCAGCGCTGGGCGAACGGCACCTTGTTCGACGCTTGCGTCTTCCGGCAAGTGGGAAGCCCGGAGTCCAACACCGGCAAGTATTTCGACCAGAAGATGCTATGGATGGGTAACCATGGCGACAACAGCAATGGGCATGGTTGGGCGTCCGTCACCGGCGTCGCTTACAAATGCCGCGTGCAATCCGGCGGCTACGCCATCGTAGCCAAGCCTCCCACGGGGATGAACTACGTGATCGATTGCGAAGGCGATTTCAGATCGAGCCACTCCGCTCATGGCGACTACCCGGGAGCTCTCAACATCAGCACTTCGGGCACGCTGCCGGAGAGCCTGTTTGAAGCTCAATTGGCGCAGCGGCTTGGCAAGACCGCTCAAGCTATCTGGTCGACCCAGCAGGATGCTTTGGATTTCGAGTACCAGCTCGTGGGGTCGGAATCGGATCGCACCTTCACTCTCACCAACACCGGCAGCGATACGCTCAGCGGTTCGATCGACGTGGACAGCTCTGTCTTTTCGATCGTCTCCAGCAAGAGCTTCAGCGGCCTCGCCCCAGGCAGCGATCTGACGATTCACGTTAGGTATCAGCCCAGCGAAGCGGGGTCTGACAGCGCCACCTTGACCGTATCCAGCGACAGAGACTTTCAAGTCGTTTTGGGCGGCGTGGCCGTCGAGGCCCAGGAGAGCAATCTGCTTCTGGCCGACTCGGGGACTCTGCTTGGAGCCATGGCCGATTATGGCGACTACATCACCACTACCCTCAAAGACGAAGGCTATGCCGTTTACGCTGTCTCGGTGGCGCAGGCCGGCGAATACAAGCTAGTGGCGG encodes the following:
- a CDS encoding choice-of-anchor D domain-containing protein; amino-acid sequence: MALVAAVFVSSSFYSNAEAAHTYMEVSNGTLSFPSDQNGYKIPDFSYAGYENSNKDLPEYGVHYQAKVTLNNPSGNETWRVQNAVDQVAAMGLNQYGYRGAVVLGPGTWDVDTIEIKKSGIVIRGAGEGSTIIESHVPDGRPAQSILVGEIMSPDPNQLFMDGRSGSKWDITDSVVDVGDRSFNVESGHSLTIGDSIVIEHPCTSAWLSAIGGGAPYPKNWGVGEVPIRYVRKVTAVEGSRITIDAPVFYSLVKARSQCFVYKYTGNPINKVGIENLTIDHKTNSNIDQGHQNHCVKFGKVDNCWMRNVRAQNYKAQGIVVRESSRVTFDNVDVTDPHAEVKAAHRYGISFRGAQLILAKDSYGRRNRHQYIGGGHAMDSGNVFVRCIAEDNYGASEDGHQRWANGTLFDACVFRQVGSPESNTGKYFDQKMLWMGNHGDNSNGHGWASVTGVAYKCRVQSGGYAIVAKPPTGMNYVIDCEGDFRSSHSAHGDYPGALNISTSGTLPESLFEAQLAQRLGKTAQAIWSTQQDALDFEYQLVGSESDRTFTLTNTGSDTLSGSIDVDSSVFSIVSSKSFSGLAPGSDLTIHVRYQPSEAGSDSATLTVSSDRDFQVVLGGVAVEAQESNLLLADSGTLLGAMADYGDYITTTLKDEGYAVYAVSVAQAGEYKLVAEVNASAEGSNSFYLAINKLPSSAEDTWDVVTLTDGFELREVSLRGSGAYNAPEFEPATWELAKGVHYIYLRGRETDTQLRQLTLMSTADAGGAAPVQPTTLDVKELVGDDNT